Proteins from a genomic interval of Lolium perenne isolate Kyuss_39 chromosome 1, Kyuss_2.0, whole genome shotgun sequence:
- the LOC127339235 gene encoding mitogen-activated protein kinase kinase kinase 18-like: MAMVSERWTRVRTLGRGASGAEVFLAADDASGELFAVKSARAAGAAVLRREQAIMTALRSPRVVSCVGGRTGRDGTYQLLLEFAPGGSLADEIAKSGEIDERAIRAYAADIAAGLAYLHEESVVHGDVKARNVVIGADGRAKLADFGCARKASENIIGGTPAFMAPEVARGEEQGPAADVWALGCTVVEMATGRAPWSGADGDALAAMHRIGYTDAVPEVPQWLSAEAKDFLGRCLIRQPSDRCTAAQLLDHPFLASAVFDTKVEDVKGKWVSPKSTLDAALWESDSDSEDAADDELSHSTAERIKALACPAWAFPDWDADEGWIDVLSTSTKASDEVAVPAEETTTLDDATISEEQAANCGILDSTTMDSNHSRVLSVGEANYDSVGHSMNQCLEISVCEEVVPCTKLLCNRCMNETDFVLPKHSASLCSSVSLVTILFFLLQISLLVLPLYPCFDRFRYQTPRKKMRGSGV; the protein is encoded by the coding sequence ATGGCGATGGTCAGCGAGCGGTGGACGCGGGTGCGCACGCTGGGCCGCGGCGCCTCGGGGGCCGAGGTGTTCCTGGCGGCGGACGACGCGTCCGGCGAGCTCTTCGCGGTCAAGTCGGCGCGCGCGGCCGGCGCCGCGGTGCTCAGGAGGGAGCAGGCGATCATGACCGCGCTGCGCTCCCCGCGCGTCGTCTCCTGTGTCGGCGGCCGCACTGGCCGCGACGGCACATACCAGCTCCTCCTCGAGTTCGCCCCCGGCGGCTCGCTCGCTGACGAGATTGCCAAGAGCGGCGAAATCGACGAGCGCGCGATCAGAGCATACGCAGCGGACATCGCAGCCGGGCTGGCCTACCTCCACGAGGAGTCCGTCGTGCACGGAGACGTCAAGGCGAGGAACGTCGTGATCGGCGCCGACGGCCGGGCCAAGCTTGCGGATTTTGGGTGCGCGCGGAAGGCGAGCGAGAATATCATTGGCGGCACGCCTGCATTCATGGCGCCGGAGGTGGCGCGCGGTGAGGAGCAGGGCCCGGCGGCCGACGTCTGGGCTCTTGGATGCACGGTCGTCGAGATGGCAACCGGCCGCGCGCCCTGGAGCGGCGCGGACGGCGACGCGCTGGCCGCGATGCACCGGATCGGTTACACCGACGCGGTTCCAGAGGTGCCCCAATGGCTCTCCGCGGAGGCGAAGGATTTCTTGGGCCGCTGCTTGATCAGACAGCCGTCTGACCGGTGCACGGCGGCGCAGCTGCTGGACCACCCGTTCTTGGCCTCCGCCGTCTTCGACACGAAGGTGGAAGATGTCAAGGGGAAGTGGGTGTCGCCAAAGAGCACGCTGGACGCGGCATTGTGGGAGTCGGACTCCGACAGCGAGGACGCCGCCGACGACGAGCTGTCGCACAGCACGGCGGAGAGGATCAAGGCATTGGCCTGCCCTGCGTGGGCGTTCCCGGATTGGGACGCCGACGAGGGCTGGATCGACGTGCTCTCTACGTCAACCAAAGCATCCGATGAGGTTGCTGTACCGGccgaggagacgactaccctggaCGACGCAACCATTAGCGAAGAACAAGCTGCAAATTGCGGCATTCTCGACAGTACCACCATGGACAGCAACCATAGCAGAGTTCTTAGTGTAGGAGAAGCCAACTATGATTCAGTTGGGCATAGTATGAATCAGTGTTTGGAAATTTCAGTTTGTGAGGAAGTAGTTCCATGCACTAAATTATTGTGCAACAGATGCATGAATGAAACTGATTTTGTTCTGCCCAAACACTCTGCTTCGCTCTGTTCCTCTGTTTCTTTAGTCAccattcttttttttttgttgcaaATTTCTCTGCTCGTACTTCCTCTCTACCCCTGTTTCGACAGGTTCAGGTACCAAACTCCCCGGAAAAAAATGAGAGGTTCCGGGGTTTAA